One window of Phycodurus eques isolate BA_2022a chromosome 17, UOR_Pequ_1.1, whole genome shotgun sequence genomic DNA carries:
- the p2rx1 gene encoding P2X purinoceptor 1 isoform X3, with amino-acid sequence MKSRISDALSDFFFEYETPRQVLVRNRRVGVVCRLIQLGVLAYIIGWVFIYEKGYQSTDTAVSSVFTKMKGVGYADVNGEQRVWDVTDTVFPPQGDSSFVVMTNYIITEGQKMGTCPELPGKHNCSSDADCEGGSFKRTGHGHMTGMCDNATKTCEVAAWCPIENDHNIPDPPLLMSAENYTLFIKNSVTFPVFDVTRSNLVEGIDATYISKCLHNPRDAPLCPIFRLGDIVKESGFNFETIAKVGGSIGIVLDWTCNFDVDVKHCKPIYHFHGLYGNPAETDKARASVGYNFRYAKHYVEDTVQKRTLLKVFGIRIDVIVQSLARKFDIIPTLTAIGSGVGIFGVATVVCDLVLLYLLPKRQFYKNMKFKYTDTHGQDPDSEAGSTETEISKK; translated from the exons ATGAAGAGCCGAATCTCCGACGCCCTCTCCGACTTCTTCTTCGAGTATGAGACCCCGCGGCAGGTGCTGGTCAGGAACAGGAGAGTCGGGGTGGTGTGCCGCCTCATCCAGCTGGGGGTCTTGGCCTACATCATCGG GTGGGTGTTCATCTACGAGAAAGGCTACCAGTCCACAGACACCGCCGTCAGCTCCGTCTTCACTAAAATGAAAGGCGTGGGCTACGCCGACGTGAACGGAGAGCAGAGAGTGTGGGATGTGACCGACACCGTCTTCCCGCCGCAG GGAGATTCATCATTTGTGGTGATGACCAACTACATTATAACGGAAGGTCAAAAGATGGGAACGTGTCCTGAG CTCCCAGGCAAGCACAACTGCAGCTCAGACGCCGACTGTGAAGGAGGGAGTTTCAAACGTACGGGACACG gacATATGACTGGCATGTGTGATAATGCCACAAAGACCTGTGAGGTTGCGGCTTGGTGCCCTATTGAGAATGACCACAACATACCAGA CCCTCCCCTGCTGATGTCTGCAGAGAACTACACACTGTTCATCAAGAACTCTGTAACATTCCCCGTATTTGACGTGACCAG GAGTAACCTAGTGGAGGGCATTGATGCAACCTATATCAGCAAATGTCTTCACAATCCGAGGGATGCTCCGCTGTGTCCCATATTCCGACTGGGAGACATCGTCAAGGAGTCTGGCTTTAATTTTGAAACCATTGCCAAAGTG GGAGGGTCCATTGGCATCGTGCTGGACTGGACATGCAACTTTGATGTGGACGTAAAACACTGTAAACCGATATACCACTTCCACGGACTGTATGGAAACCCTGCAGAGACGGACAAGGCCAGAGCATCGGTCGGTTACAACTTTAG GTATGCAAAACATTATGTGGAGGACACTGTACAGAAAAGAACCCTGCTGAAGGTGTTTGGCATCAGGATAGATGTCATTGTGCAATCATTG GCCAGAAAATTTGATATCATCCCAACATTGACGGCAATAGGCTCCGGCGTGGGCATTTTTGGAGTG GCTACTGTGGTCTGTGACTTGGTGCTGCTGTATTTGCTGCCCAAAAGGCAATTTTACAAGAACATGAAATTCAAATACACAGACACGCATGGACAG GACCCTGATTCAGAGGCAGGTAGCACAGAGACAGAGATATCCAAA AAGTGA
- the p2rx1 gene encoding P2X purinoceptor 1 isoform X2, giving the protein MKSRISDALSDFFFEYETPRQVLVRNRRVGVVCRLIQLGVLAYIIGWVFIYEKGYQSTDTAVSSVFTKMKGVGYADVNGEQRVWDVTDTVFPPQGDSSFVVMTNYIITEGQKMGTCPELPGKHNCSSDADCEGGSFKRHMTGMCDNATKTCEVAAWCPIENDHNIPDPPLLMSAENYTLFIKNSVTFPVFDVTRSNLVEGIDATYISKCLHNPRDAPLCPIFRLGDIVKESGFNFETIAKVGGSIGIVLDWTCNFDVDVKHCKPIYHFHGLYGNPAETDKARASVGYNFRYAKHYVEDTVQKRTLLKVFGIRIDVIVQSLARKFDIIPTLTAIGSGVGIFGVATVVCDLVLLYLLPKRQFYKNMKFKYTDTHGQPDSESLGLVTSSVYYTDEAKARPGQDTARSNDPDSEAGSTETEISKK; this is encoded by the exons ATGAAGAGCCGAATCTCCGACGCCCTCTCCGACTTCTTCTTCGAGTATGAGACCCCGCGGCAGGTGCTGGTCAGGAACAGGAGAGTCGGGGTGGTGTGCCGCCTCATCCAGCTGGGGGTCTTGGCCTACATCATCGG GTGGGTGTTCATCTACGAGAAAGGCTACCAGTCCACAGACACCGCCGTCAGCTCCGTCTTCACTAAAATGAAAGGCGTGGGCTACGCCGACGTGAACGGAGAGCAGAGAGTGTGGGATGTGACCGACACCGTCTTCCCGCCGCAG GGAGATTCATCATTTGTGGTGATGACCAACTACATTATAACGGAAGGTCAAAAGATGGGAACGTGTCCTGAG CTCCCAGGCAAGCACAACTGCAGCTCAGACGCCGACTGTGAAGGAGGGAGTTTCAAAC gacATATGACTGGCATGTGTGATAATGCCACAAAGACCTGTGAGGTTGCGGCTTGGTGCCCTATTGAGAATGACCACAACATACCAGA CCCTCCCCTGCTGATGTCTGCAGAGAACTACACACTGTTCATCAAGAACTCTGTAACATTCCCCGTATTTGACGTGACCAG GAGTAACCTAGTGGAGGGCATTGATGCAACCTATATCAGCAAATGTCTTCACAATCCGAGGGATGCTCCGCTGTGTCCCATATTCCGACTGGGAGACATCGTCAAGGAGTCTGGCTTTAATTTTGAAACCATTGCCAAAGTG GGAGGGTCCATTGGCATCGTGCTGGACTGGACATGCAACTTTGATGTGGACGTAAAACACTGTAAACCGATATACCACTTCCACGGACTGTATGGAAACCCTGCAGAGACGGACAAGGCCAGAGCATCGGTCGGTTACAACTTTAG GTATGCAAAACATTATGTGGAGGACACTGTACAGAAAAGAACCCTGCTGAAGGTGTTTGGCATCAGGATAGATGTCATTGTGCAATCATTG GCCAGAAAATTTGATATCATCCCAACATTGACGGCAATAGGCTCCGGCGTGGGCATTTTTGGAGTG GCTACTGTGGTCTGTGACTTGGTGCTGCTGTATTTGCTGCCCAAAAGGCAATTTTACAAGAACATGAAATTCAAATACACAGACACGCATGGACAG cCTGACAGCGAGTCGCTCGGTTTAGTCACGAGCAGCGTCTATTACACCGATGAAGCGAAAGCAAGACCAGGCCAAGACACTGCTCGGTCAAAT GACCCTGATTCAGAGGCAGGTAGCACAGAGACAGAGATATCCAAA AAGTGA
- the p2rx1 gene encoding P2X purinoceptor 1 isoform X1 has protein sequence MKSRISDALSDFFFEYETPRQVLVRNRRVGVVCRLIQLGVLAYIIGWVFIYEKGYQSTDTAVSSVFTKMKGVGYADVNGEQRVWDVTDTVFPPQGDSSFVVMTNYIITEGQKMGTCPELPGKHNCSSDADCEGGSFKRTGHGHMTGMCDNATKTCEVAAWCPIENDHNIPDPPLLMSAENYTLFIKNSVTFPVFDVTRSNLVEGIDATYISKCLHNPRDAPLCPIFRLGDIVKESGFNFETIAKVGGSIGIVLDWTCNFDVDVKHCKPIYHFHGLYGNPAETDKARASVGYNFRYAKHYVEDTVQKRTLLKVFGIRIDVIVQSLARKFDIIPTLTAIGSGVGIFGVATVVCDLVLLYLLPKRQFYKNMKFKYTDTHGQPDSESLGLVTSSVYYTDEAKARPGQDTARSNDPDSEAGSTETEISKK, from the exons ATGAAGAGCCGAATCTCCGACGCCCTCTCCGACTTCTTCTTCGAGTATGAGACCCCGCGGCAGGTGCTGGTCAGGAACAGGAGAGTCGGGGTGGTGTGCCGCCTCATCCAGCTGGGGGTCTTGGCCTACATCATCGG GTGGGTGTTCATCTACGAGAAAGGCTACCAGTCCACAGACACCGCCGTCAGCTCCGTCTTCACTAAAATGAAAGGCGTGGGCTACGCCGACGTGAACGGAGAGCAGAGAGTGTGGGATGTGACCGACACCGTCTTCCCGCCGCAG GGAGATTCATCATTTGTGGTGATGACCAACTACATTATAACGGAAGGTCAAAAGATGGGAACGTGTCCTGAG CTCCCAGGCAAGCACAACTGCAGCTCAGACGCCGACTGTGAAGGAGGGAGTTTCAAACGTACGGGACACG gacATATGACTGGCATGTGTGATAATGCCACAAAGACCTGTGAGGTTGCGGCTTGGTGCCCTATTGAGAATGACCACAACATACCAGA CCCTCCCCTGCTGATGTCTGCAGAGAACTACACACTGTTCATCAAGAACTCTGTAACATTCCCCGTATTTGACGTGACCAG GAGTAACCTAGTGGAGGGCATTGATGCAACCTATATCAGCAAATGTCTTCACAATCCGAGGGATGCTCCGCTGTGTCCCATATTCCGACTGGGAGACATCGTCAAGGAGTCTGGCTTTAATTTTGAAACCATTGCCAAAGTG GGAGGGTCCATTGGCATCGTGCTGGACTGGACATGCAACTTTGATGTGGACGTAAAACACTGTAAACCGATATACCACTTCCACGGACTGTATGGAAACCCTGCAGAGACGGACAAGGCCAGAGCATCGGTCGGTTACAACTTTAG GTATGCAAAACATTATGTGGAGGACACTGTACAGAAAAGAACCCTGCTGAAGGTGTTTGGCATCAGGATAGATGTCATTGTGCAATCATTG GCCAGAAAATTTGATATCATCCCAACATTGACGGCAATAGGCTCCGGCGTGGGCATTTTTGGAGTG GCTACTGTGGTCTGTGACTTGGTGCTGCTGTATTTGCTGCCCAAAAGGCAATTTTACAAGAACATGAAATTCAAATACACAGACACGCATGGACAG cCTGACAGCGAGTCGCTCGGTTTAGTCACGAGCAGCGTCTATTACACCGATGAAGCGAAAGCAAGACCAGGCCAAGACACTGCTCGGTCAAAT GACCCTGATTCAGAGGCAGGTAGCACAGAGACAGAGATATCCAAA AAGTGA